The following nucleotide sequence is from Drosophila simulans strain w501 chromosome 3L, Prin_Dsim_3.1, whole genome shotgun sequence.
TTCTTCAAGTGGCTTCTATTTCTCAGATCGCCACCCCCCTAATTAAGACAAATGTAAAAACTACAGCAAAAATGccccgaaaacaaaaaacgtgCGGGTACACATCTGCACGTAGGGGAAATCATATCAATTAaagattaaaaaataatataaatcccACATAAGGTTACGAAATCCTTCTTCAACAAATGTGTCAAATCCAAAAggattttaatgtttatataaacCCAGATGTTATATCATTAAAGTAATATGGTACTTAAACATTGCTTTAAAAAATGGCGATAAGAAAGActattgaaatttaaacaaaattattatacTTAACTATTTTATACTTATACTAAACTTATTATACTTAACTAATGCGTAAAAAATTTTGCTGTGCACTTGCTTGGCACTTTCCCGAAAGTTGATAAAAAGACATTTTCACTTTAGTTCTTTTTGCGACCTGGATGTTGACACACGGCATTTATGCTCGCCCTGACATTGTCACGTGTCTCATCTGGcgcgtcctgcgtcctgcggCAGGAAAGGCACACAAAAGTGAAACAGCAGAGccggagcaacaaaaacaaaggatgtgGCGAAATGGAAGGGAAAAGCCAGTAGCAAATGTCAATGTCTCGCTGAAGTGAATGGCTTTCACCTCCCAAGGAGCTGGGCGTGACCTTTTCACATTAATCTCCAGCCTGATGGCGTTTTAATGCAGGAAACTCAACTATAACTATATGGTTATTTATTGTGATGGGTCTGACAGATGTTGTTCGTGATATGGGATATGGTTTGTGGAGCAGCGCCGGAGCCTAACGAAGTGGGAAATGGTCTCTGAACATTCAATTATATCATCAATTAGTTGGTcgtgcaacatgttgcaagAGTGATTTGGACAGCAGATTAGGCAGCAGCATGAGACCACTTGGCATAAACATGGGTAGGGATTAATAGGGTTATTTCAAATGTACATCTCCACTAATTTAGATTGATCGcgagctgttttttttttaatatttaatgtgaAATATGTGAGTACAGAAATGTCGATTGAACCACTTTTTAATGCTCATCCCGTTTCTTGTATGTTATGattatgtaaaatataaagaaCAGAGCTAAACTGCATACAATAATTTaggtactatatatattaaaaattataagtatggctttcataaatttcttaatctactatttatttattcccaGTACATTCTATacttaatttctaatttaattttagtgACAGGACCtttttgcaacatttgttCACCAATGGAGTTGGTGATTtacaaaaacttaatttatcCCTTAATAAACTACGCCCGAAGATACAATCGAATAAACGAGAGCGAGCTGAAAAATGTTGCCTACTTAGCAGCGCAACGAGTTTTCAATAGAAAGCCCACAACGTGAAAGACGTCGCAAAAGTCAAAGCCTTGCCAcaagccaaatgccaaatggcaTTATCAATAGAGGATTCAGCGAATCCCGGAAGATATAGAAAGCCAAGTGTGTGAATCTGACTGGGTGCAGTCATGAACATGCATTCGCAGCTACAGCTCCATATATATCTTAGTATGTGTGTAGTGCCATGCCATTTATTCCATTGAACAAAAAGTCATTTGTAAGTGTTTTTATGCGTAACGGAATTTATTATAAAGGAGGAGCAGTTCCTCAGCAGATTTATTGCTTTATTACGATGTGGCAGAGCGATGGGTATCAAGATGGGAATCCAGTTTGGCGACAAAGGCCagaggaaaataaagaaatggctggcaaatatttagcaCATGGAGGCGAAAAACTCACTGAAAGGATGGCAAAGATGGCAAAGAGCCATGGGAAAAGGGGAGGGTTAAGGGGAAAATGGCGAGAGAATGAATGCTGCATTTCCGtctttttcggcttttgtCTCTCTTTTTCTGCGTAGGGATTTTCCTCGAATGGTGGCGGGATGTGGGTGGAACGGGTGGACGGAATGGGGTGGACCTTGAGGGCGTTTCACATCGTCGACATCGTCATCAGCATCATTCTCATTGCAGTCGTTAAGTTATAGACTTTGATTTCGTTCGCCTCGTTCAGCTGTGGGGCAACTTTTATCCCCACTGCCACCCAAAGTGCGTCCTTTTTGGCAGAGTCGTTTCAGAGATTTATTTGCCTTGTGCCCTGCCACTTTTCGACTCTCGACATCCATATCCGTATCGTTTGCTCTCCTCGCTCTTAAATggctttaattgatttctgATTTTATGACCCTGCTGAACACATTTTACACTTGATTACATGCCAAGTGGGTTGCGATTTCTTGAGAGGTTTTAAATCCTATGATTCTTAATTTTAAGATAATTAAAACGttggttttaaataaaaaataacttcaCATGAACAAAGTTTGATGTGCCGCGTAATTAAAAACCATCTAATCATATTTATGGACTTTGgattaataacattattattattattctataGAGTTACCATAGCAAACATGTTGCTCTGGATTTTGTTGTCAGTATAAATTCTGTCTTTGATCTATTTGCACTAAAGTCTGTTCAAGTTCAGAGCTcctgaataaatattaaaatttctaaaatatattttttgtcaaGATGTCGGATGACGGATCAGATATATTCCAAGACCTTGAAAGCTATGAGCCCTATACAGAAGGTAGCCAAAACAATAGTGACGAAGCAACAGCAGTGGGGCCTCTCGATACCTCTGAGGACGCTCGCTTCTCCGAGCAGGTATTCTCCAACATTCAGGAGCGTCTGAACCGAATCATTAAACGCATCAGCATGGCCAATTCTGCCGTGGCCCAGATGAAGACGAAACTCCATGCTCGAATTCCATCCGCACCTGTTGGCGAAAATGCCGACCAGTTGGCTGGAGGCGATAATCCGATGCGATTCGAAAACGTCGAACAAGAAAACGAAACCACCAACGAATGATTTGAGAACATTGTTATATTTCTCATtttcaaatatgtataaatttattgtCTAAAGCCCATTTAACAAATCACAAACAAACACGAGTTAATTGTTAACAAATTATGCATTAACACAAGCCAAGGATTCGAAAACTAAGCGCATATAATAAACTGACACACAACTTGTCCCTTCTCGCTATAatttaaaccattttcaacgatatttgcaatttattagTGGCCCTCCACACACAATTCCCAAACTTGCTGTCGTTCGGTCCACAAACTATGACTTCTTTTCGGCGCACAATAAACTTTTCATTGACCGCCCTTCAAAAATGTTACCCCAAGCAATTTCGAGCAGCTGCACTTTGTCATGGgggccttttgttttgtcgaAAACTTTGCCGGAGACCCAAACGAAAGGCAAAGTCGGAAAATTTGAAactgaaatttgcatttgcctttCGCCACATTCACATACAAAGACGAATTGCCTTGGAGCCAAACAAATATGttaaaagcaataaataagGAAGGACATTCTTCAAGTTCGTCGTCTGCCGCTCGAGATATTggaaaaacatacaaattcCGACAGAAAGCTGAAGTCCGATACTTATCACTGGAAATGAAGCCAAACATAATTTGCCATAAAATGCCGTTGCAGCAGCgttaaattatatgaaatatttttattgttaactTGCAAAAATGTCATAAGCATTTTGTCAGCTGCTAAATCTCGACGGCAGCAATTGTTCAGCGTGTTTATCACTCCAACTGGTGCAACTATGCCATgtggcagctgctcctcggATTCCCTTTGCTACTCCTAGAATCCTGTAGCAGTTTGTCAAAGTCCGCAGCCGTAGTCCTCGCATTTCCAGTGGCTTACAGTCGCATTGTGTCACAACTCCCAGCTTCATGCTTAAGTAAACTTTGCCTCAATGTTGTGACTACGCAATGTGTGTGATAACCGAGTTGACTGAGTGAACTCACTCGGTTGAATGAATGGGTGCCTGAGTGGGCAAAATGGCTGCAGAGCTGCACTCAGTGCCAAGATAAATTCGAAACTTTCACGCTGGTGCAGAAGGcttatatacaaaatatagtTTGTATTTCTCTTCCTACACTTTGAcataatgtttataaaaaaaagagattcTTCTGCAGAGAAAtataattggtttttaaatatggattttaataatttggcattttaaaaCACATTACATCGATGCGCAGTGGGCAAGAAATAaggaatttaattagaaaCCGCAAATATTCAAGTTTCTTCTTAAATGGGCGTACAACTGAAATGGTATCAATTAAAAGCATCGACTTAAGCATATAATTTCCGCCTGTATCCTTTGAAGTCCTGAACCTATCGCTATCgattcattaaaatttcaatatgAGCCCcacatgaaattcaattacaaaatgccacaaaatCCAAAAAGCCAGCCATGAATCTGTGCCGATAAATTCACGCAAGCTCGTCAGTCTTTTTTTTCCTAACTTGGGGCCGTCCCCACACAATTTAGAATGTTGAACGTGAAGGAGACCTAAACGGAGAAAATGGCCAAGTTCAATGTAACCTGTCACAGGCAGCCGACAAACTAATAACGTTTCGATAATCGCAACtgggaaagtgaaaagtggaTGGCGGCGGGTGAAAAGCGGCATTCATGGGAAATCAATCGCGTTGAAATcgaaactgaaattgaaaccgaaactgagGCTGCGGCTGATGGGTTTCGACTGAGAAGTGTCCtgtcatttggccaaaaggtcCTCACTCAACAGATTTTTCAAGGCCCTCTGGCTGATGGCAATACTGATGATGATATTGATGACTAACTCTCAATGACTGTCCATTTTATGTCGGCTTAAACAGTGCTGTTAGCAACTATTgcaaaaaatagaaacaaatcTGCCAAAACAGCGGGAAAAAGTAACAATTTGGTAACAATTtaccaagaaaaacaaataaaagtaagATTTGTTTACGATTTCTTTAAgcgttttaatattttcaaaatattttatatagctGAGATACTAACTCaatttatttccaaaaaaaGATGTTCGAATTCTGTGcagaaaatggccaaaatagCAACTCTGAAATATACCTAACTGGAGTCAGTGTTTTCCCGTTGGTAATCTGTGGAAATTAGCATTTCAATCAAATCTACTTTTATGTGTCTGACTTGTTTTATGCCTCAATGACAGCAACAAAGGCATCCTGATCaccctcatcatcatcatcatcattcggcaaatgaaattgtatCCATTCTGTTTATGCATTTGACGAGCTCTGAAAAGGAAAATTGTCgaaattgattgattaaatatttattcatacgGAAGTGCTTAACgtgttttccctttttgcccAGTTTGGGAGATTCGTACATATTTATGAACTGTGGTTATTTCACAAAGttttttttcctctgtttGCCGACTACTTTAAGAGACTTTTCCTCGGATTGTTCCATTAATTTACTTAACACGGTATCCCTATTGGGTGTGGCTTAGCTGATGAGAGTGATGTGGCAAGTAAACGACTTGCTgtaacaaaatattaatagtcTAGTTTTTAAATGAGTTGGTGAAATGTAATAGACTTGTTGGCTTTagattatattttagtttaaatgACTTTCGAGGAAAATAACCCCCAAATTCTATAGACGTCATGGAATAAGTAACTAATAAAACTGTGCGCCACCCTTTTAAATAGTACTTCctacaaatatttgctcatTCGCCATCCCACTTCAACTTTTGGATGAAATTTCCCCAGACAGTGTCTGAAGATCTCAAATCGCCTGGGAACTTGCCTCATTAATTCGGTTAGTTCCCGGCACTTAAAGTCAATCAACTGGCCCGCAGGAAGTCTTAATTAAACAAACTTGTTTGGTAAATCTTTTCTAAATGGTCTTCTGCAGCAAAACAGGATGGGATATCGAGGAGCTCTTTGGGACTGGCCAATCCAAAAACAGAGGATTTTGCAGCTACTCATGTTAGTGTTGAACAAATGCCTATTCCGGATACACTTAGCCTGAGTATGAGGTGGCCGGAAAGGGGTGATCCAGACTCAATTTGCGGCTAAACGTGCAAAAGAATTTGGCGGTTTGTGCGCATTTTCGACTTTGATTTTGGCCAGCTAGTTTAAGGTTTCCAGAGAGCAGAGTCTACACCCGCTTTGGTTTGGCCATCAAGGATACTTCACAAATACGTAGTGGGTATTCTTAAAGCACTTCTGATGCACTCGGGAATGGCAAAACCCAAATACAGCCCTGAGAATTCCACATTCTGGGGCCAGGTCGACTGGCTGGGCCATTAAAGTGCTAATAAATTCTCATACTCATATCAATCGATGGCTGCGCAGAGATGTAGGCCCCATAAAGCTCTGTTTAATGGCAAACGTTTGTTCTGACTCCATTGGGCACAAGAAGTGTATAAATAACAGTCAGCAATATTTGGTCGAGCCAGCCGACTTTAAATTACTCGGCAAAGTATTTAACTGGTAGAAGCAAGAGTTTCTTGATTCAGAATCAAACACTTTGTTAATTGTTcattttattagcattttgGCAACGCCAACTCTAACATGTACAGCTTCGAAAGGCTAAGGTTGTGATTAACTTGGATATTACAATTTAACTTGCCAAATTGGATATgccaattaattataaaattttcacTTAGCACTCCCACTAACTGAGTAAAAAGTATCCGATAGGCAGACTCATGTGGTTTCCCTCATTTGATTGCTTATTTCTATCGAAATATAAGTATCTAAAAATAACTAGGTTTCCTAATCACCCATTAAAGGTGAAAGCTTGATTAGAAGCAggctaaattaaattaaactagtACCAAGCTGAAGGGGCAGGTCTTTCTTTATTCCTTacattttctttcattattaATGACTCCTGGTTacctttttgtttggcaaacattttaacCATTTCATCACAAAGAGTGACCGCAGCATTCACTCAATGAACACCTTTTAGACCCCATGCCAAACCCTCTTGATCCTGATGCCTCTATTCAATGGACAGCACACACTTCATGACCCTTGGGGTAATAAaccaagaaaaagaaaaaaataataataataataatgaaaatgaaaaagaaaagtttgtTTTCCCCCTTGATATTactttaaatatgcaaaacttCACTGTTTTATGTCCTTGCAGCTGTCCAGTTTGCCGGCCAggggtcctggtcctggtccttgTCCCAGCTACTTGTTTCACTAACGAAGTGTGGGGATGCCATTCCCCTTTCGAGGAAGtccaagaaaataaaaacaaaaaacaagcggGAACGCTGTAGTCTAGAGCCTCGACTATCGCATACCCCTCGAAAGAATGTTAAAGGGAGATGTTGATGCACATGAAGTATCAGCAAGTTAAGTCCAAGTTTATATGAATGGTTGGGCGTGCGAACTAACGAATATAGCATATTGCGAGTCTAATATACCCGCTTACGAGTAACAGGTATACGAAACAAAATAATGCTCACAAATATATTACCAAGCACAAACACAGAGCCAAGTTGGCAAAGCGTTATGGAAAAGTTGCGTCTGGTCCTGGGCCACTTTTGCATTACATTATCTCAAGTTTTGCGCTGGCAATTTCTCATGTTTCCCCTACATATTCTCTCGCATGTCCGTATTTGTATTTACCCATTGTCGTGCTCATAAACATGCAGCTGACTTGTTACTGTCCCACCaacatcatcgtcatcatcgtcgtcgtgcTTAACGTCAGGCGCAACTTGTGTCGCAAGAAAAACTGAGGCTCTGATAAAAAACTTTGCCTCATTTTCATGTCAGGCCAAATGAGTTTTGGAAAGTTCACCCCTGCACCTCTTTTTCGCTGAAAGTCATCGGCCGACTCGACTAATGGTGACagtaatttttaataaaacctGCCAAGTGTCGACACAATTTGCAGTTTACACACGCGCGCAAGTTTGATGGAATAGTTGAAGGAAATTTGCATTCCTAGTGCCTGCACAGCTTCCCCTTGCTATCCTGCGAGTTCGTAAAAATGCGATGTGAAATCTTGTGTTGACGATCAGCACTGTCAACGATCCTTTGAAAATGGGCAAAGGCACCCTCGTAGGACCGCTTCAGCTTGATGAACTTATAGCGCACATCGACGTAAGATTCATCCAACTCCTGGGCACTTCTGGCTCCGTAGAGTTGGCTTAGCATGTCCAGCTCGGAGTCACCACTTCCTATGGACGACCTATCCAAGTCCGTGGACTCGCTGGTGCTCAGTTGAAAATCCTCTACGAAGGGATCCATGGATATGGTGTACCGTCCGGGAGCATTGTACTTCTGGATCATGGCCTCCACATTATTCAGACACTCGTTCAGATCCTCCTCCATGGAGACACAGATGTCAAGGGCATCGTCGATTTTTGTAAATTCCGATTGTAGTAtcatcatttatatttaactcAGTACAGCTCTGACAAAAGACTCAGGACGCctgattaaaattttttttatttttgtagtaagtttttaataatttaatttattcaatataattttgaaataattattgtaaaaaaaaagaaaaaaattggcTATTTGGATTGCTTAATTTAACAATAGCGTCTTATACATCATGGATCATCTTTATTTAACAATCCGTTCCATGTCTTCCACTTGGTCCATAAGATCGTTCATCATGTTAATTTTCGAACACTTTTTTGAGCAATTaagcatttcatttgtttgcttaatttgatTCTCTGTCTGATCCTTGATCCGCATATCTAGTTCTTTGTGTTCAAGGGTATTTGCTTTAACTTTATCTAGATTCTGATTTGTTTCTTTGTTGAATGTATCGAGATGTTTAACAGCGTCCATTTTGCTTTGCATCTTTAATTCTAAGTCCTTTAACTTTCCATCGATGTCCTGGCTAAACTCATATAAATCCTTTTTCAAACCAGCCATCTCATCAGGAGAGTATAGTGaactttgatttttattattatcatttaatAAGTCATCTTGTCGTTCTTTTAGAACGCTTAGGGTCAAGCTAGCTTTTATAAGATCTTTTTTAAGCTTTCTTGCCAGCTCCTGAAGGTTTTTACTATCACCGTCATCATGGATTGGGCTTATCTTTCTTAAGGATTTATCCATGCCATCTTTTATAGAATTAAGTTGATTTGAGTTGGCGTTTAGATGATCATTGTAAGTTTGGTTCATTTTTTTCATCATATTTTCTAGTTTTCCCATATGCACGATAAGGTCGTCGATTTTTTGACAGCATTTCGGGAAGCTTGTTAGGTTCTTACGCAAGATTCCTATTTCCTTTTCCAGCTCAGCAATACTGTTCTGTAGCTTTTCGTTAGATGAACAATTTTGAATAATCAAAGACCTAGAATTTTCGGAGTCTGTGGGCGATCCCTCAAAACAATCTTTGGAATTTTGCTCAAGCAAATACCCCATTTTAGATTGGATATTGGTTAGCAATTCATTATTTTCCTGGCATGTGTTAAGGgttacatttaaattcattgaGGGCTTATGGATGCCTAAGCCGcctacatttttgaaaagcgTTTCGGCGAGTTTCTGTAAGGTTTCTGCATTTTTTTCCAAGTCAAGCAAAATAGTTGTATCCATtgaaacatatttatgtacatagcTTTGATTGCAGATactaagaatatttttaatattttcaaagcgGTGACTTAAAGTTGTCTTAAAAACATTTGTCTTATCCACATTTTCCTGTATTTTATCTTTTAGTTCTTTTAGCTGATTTTCTATCTTTAGGGACTGATTATATCCATTGCCTTTGGCTAAcgataatttattttccaaagcCTTAAATGATTCTGTTAGACCATCACAACATTTCGAATTCGCCTGACTAtcacgaaaatatttttgtagctTCTCCAAAAGTGGTCTTATTTCTTCAAGTTGTTTTTCTATGTACCCTAGATTCTTTTGAATAGagtcattttcatttaattttccaaattctttctcatttaatttacttggcagattcttgatttttaaatttatatcctttttataattttctattaatttgtTGAAGTTTTCACAGCAACTTTTGATGCCCTTAGAAACGCCCTTTTTAATTTGGggtaaaacattttccaaatctTTTTCCAGATCTCCGCTGCTTTTAAGCTTTTCAACTTGACTTCCACTCACTTCGTTTATCCTATTGACCTTCTCCACTATTCGATTCAGGGTGATTTCTTCGTAGAACCGACAGGTCATTAAAGTAGGCGTTTTGCCAAAAGAGCTCAGTATAGCATCCTGATCTTTCTGAAATTTTCTCAACTGGGCACTAAGCTTCACCTGCTCAGCTATCCACTTTGAAATGTCATTGTAGTCATCACACCGCTCCCTTACCGGTGGTGCTCTTATttgattataaatatttccgTAGTCATGTGTGTTCGTCGCCAACGTAAGTGCAGATATCACAAGTAGCAGTGACGCAATCGATACCTGTGCATGACATTCGCATTGTTGAATGAACACATCTTCGATGGTCGATCCAGTGAACTCACCtttggtttcatttttgtCACGTTTACTGCGGTCCACGGACCTCTGTCGCCGGTCTGCCAAGTTCAACTAACTGGGCACAGAGAGAACTATTAGTTACAATTGGTGAAGAGCAGTGACCAGCAATCGATTTGCGTGCTGTGCTTATTACCCTGCGAGGGGAGTTTCAGAATTTACGAAAAACATAGACTACAGTAGATCTAAATATGCGCAAAAAAAggaacatttttatttccaaaaaatgcttaaaaacattaaagcGAAACTTATTGTGCTCCTACGAGAGAAAATTTTTCTTAATAAGTCAAACAAGGTAAACCTCTGTTTTagtaaatatgtttaatttgtcttttttgttttccgaaTACAACATTATTTAATATACTTCCCATTAAGTACATCCCGATTGCGGTCAAAATCGATGCCCCCAACCAGGACCCCAGACCATTTTCGTGTTGGCTTCGGcttgggtttatttttttttttcttctttgggATATATTTCTTAGTTGGCTTCGTCGTAGTTTTTTCACCCTTCATTTTAACCAGATTTTTTGCTTCTTTTATAAGATTTAGGAGTTTATCGA
It contains:
- the LOC6738055 gene encoding uncharacterized protein LOC6738055, which produces MSDDGSDIFQDLESYEPYTEGSQNNSDEATAVGPLDTSEDARFSEQVFSNIQERLNRIIKRISMANSAVAQMKTKLHARIPSAPVGENADQLAGGDNPMRFENVEQENETTNE
- the LOC27206227 gene encoding uncharacterized protein LOC27206227, which codes for MMILQSEFTKIDDALDICVSMEEDLNECLNNVEAMIQKYNAPGRYTISMDPFVEDFQLSTSESTDLDRSSIGSGDSELDMLSQLYGARSAQELDESYVDVRYKFIKLKRSYEGAFAHFQRIVDSADRQHKISHRIFTNSQDSKGKLCRH
- the LOC27206226 gene encoding reticulocyte-binding protein PFD0110w, which produces MKPKVSIASLLLVISALTLATNTHDYGNIYNQIRAPPVRERCDDYNDISKWIAEQVKLSAQLRKFQKDQDAILSSFGKTPTLMTCRFYEEITLNRIVEKVNRINEVSGSQVEKLKSSGDLEKDLENVLPQIKKGVSKGIKSCCENFNKLIENYKKDINLKIKNLPSKLNEKEFGKLNENDSIQKNLGYIEKQLEEIRPLLEKLQKYFRDSQANSKCCDGLTESFKALENKLSLAKGNGYNQSLKIENQLKELKDKIQENVDKTNVFKTTLSHRFENIKNILSICNQSYVHKYVSMDTTILLDLEKNAETLQKLAETLFKNVGGLGIHKPSMNLNVTLNTCQENNELLTNIQSKMGYLLEQNSKDCFEGSPTDSENSRSLIIQNCSSNEKLQNSIAELEKEIGILRKNLTSFPKCCQKIDDLIVHMGKLENMMKKMNQTYNDHLNANSNQLNSIKDGMDKSLRKISPIHDDGDSKNLQELARKLKKDLIKASLTLSVLKERQDDLLNDNNKNQSSLYSPDEMAGLKKDLYEFSQDIDGKLKDLELKMQSKMDAVKHLDTFNKETNQNLDKVKANTLEHKELDMRIKDQTENQIKQTNEMLNCSKKCSKINMMNDLMDQVEDMERIVK